A single Macrobrachium nipponense isolate FS-2020 chromosome 5, ASM1510439v2, whole genome shotgun sequence DNA region contains:
- the LOC135215856 gene encoding glutamate receptor ionotropic, delta-2-like, which produces MDLVSSSLKEGMRGLFIAAEGRSLLSDSSLSPPEKGLLRWVNIAAIEAPGDGLWKLEFSGSWTSLGLRILRPLWPGVSFNLLGRTVRISCLKKPTVFDYEGEATHLKETNGYAADIAREIQQRLNFTDILVRSDGFGAFADGKWNGMVGDLYEKKADVSPTDFTPIWQRTLVIDFGLSYGTDPVVIISKAPSVYMKPLLLLEIFTLDAWVCIMGIGLVAGAATGALMKIKQALGHPSTGVVLGPLAYAAGYMSVIVSQPSDEDCWTSWIGGQVIGGCVMFFSVVLGSLYKSLVTAFLAIPFRSQPINSLEDMLRRNVIPAIRLFSSPYSFFLTENSGKVGERVRNIMETFSGIEVSEWKFMKKVADGTYAWIDTASSAIGSSNQFEAIGKPCLYYVAHNPVRIDLDAFAYPKNSIVKYQFDEM; this is translated from the exons ATGGATCTTGTGTCCAGTTCCCTGAAGGAAGGCATGCGAGGCCTCTTCATCGCAGCCGAGGGGAGATCCCTTCTCTCTGACTCTTCGTTGTCTCCTCCCGAGAAAGGTTTACTGAG ATGGGTGAATATTGCTGCCATAGAAGCCCCAGGTGATGGCCTATGGAAACTTGAGTTCTCAGGATCGTGGACTTCGCTAGGGCTGCGAATCCTGCGACCGCTGTGGCCGGGAGTATCCTTCAACCTCTTGGGCAGAACTGTTCGAATATCTTGTCTCAAG AAGCCGACAGTATTTGATTATGAAGGTGAAGCTACCCATCTGAAGGAGACCAACGGCTATGCAGCAGACATTGCGAGGGAGATACAACAGCGACTGAATTTCACAGATATTTTGGTTCGTAGCGACGGATTCGGGGCATTTGCTGATGGGAAGTGGAATGGAATGGTTGGAGATCTCTATGAGAAG AAGGCAGACGTGTCCCCAACAGATTTCACTCCCATCTGGCAGCGGACCCTTGTGATTGACTTCGGTCTCTCCTACGGCACTGATCCCGTCGTCATCATCTCAAAGGCACCGAGTGTTTACATGAAGCCTCTCCTTCTACTGGAGATATTTACGCTTGAC GCCTGGGTTTGCATCATGGGCATCGGCCTGGTAGCTGGGGCAGCCACTGGAGCTCTGATGAAAATCAAACAGGCGCTCGGTCATCCCTCAACCGGTGTTGTTTTGGGTCCTCTGGCTTACGCAGCTGGGTACATGAGTGTCATCGTCTCCCAGC CAAGCGACGAGGACTGTTGGACCTCTTGGATCGGAGGTCAGGTTATAGGAGGCTGCGTCATGTTCTTCTCTGTTGTTCTGGGGTCACTCTACAAGAGTTTAGTGACAGCCTTCCTGGCCATTCCTTTCAG GTCCCAACCCATAAATTCACTGGAGGACATGTTAAGAAGGAACGTTATTCCAGCTATCAGGCTTTTCAGTAGCCCGTACAGTTTCTTCTTG ACAGAGAACTCTGGAAAAGTAGGAGAAAGAGTTCGCAACATTATGGAGACGTTCAGCGGTATTGAGGTTTCGGAATGGAAGTTCATGAAGAAAGTGGCGGATGGCACCTATGCTTGGATAG ATACGGCTAGTTCTGCCATTGGAAGCAGCAACCAGTTTGAGGCCATCGGGAAACCATGCTTGTATTACGTGGCCCATAATCCTGTCCGAATAGACCTTGATGCCTTTGCTTATCCTAAAAACAGCATTGTAAAGTATCAATTTGATGAAATGtaa
- the LOC135215502 gene encoding uncharacterized protein LOC135215502, protein MAPLSRWLAAVVLLIGFAAAHEIKGGRKHFHCTKEGRFGDPEDCGSFIDCIPDKKGGLLGRYGSCRGRAFDAEAKRCVDLRKANGCKPRTARSLNSDLSLSHVCEGTEAGFICADCKTLVNCVNGIAYPEPCGQGDFCATNLVDFGGDVCYPDKPEECMCEKPHSFKRDPYETGRFLFCEKEASDPVIYQCPDDHYFNSTISQCVNTMGLPDCEKIGVFAVPADCSVYYTCIFTTTGWVQKPFSCNEGLMYNENNGHCENPCNWDDGKFACSKEGRFADPLNCNRYYDCVADESDDGFRQTLHECPEEYVWDSSANYGYGHCVLEGSSQTPCLPHMPEKCRIPNGYCASEVDGTNVDETGDDVTKSPSIQGLVTEEGEGLIPGFSTDVSV, encoded by the exons ATGGCTCCTTTATCACGTTGGTTGGCCGCAGTGGTTCTGCTG ATTGGTTTTGCAGCAGCCCATGAAATCAAAGGAGGAAGAAAGCA CTTCCACTGCACCAAAGAAGGGCGGTTCGGGGACCCCGAAGACTGTGGAAGCTTTATTGACTGCATTCCCGACAAGAAAGGGGGGCTCCTCGGTCGCTACGGTTCCTGTCGAGGTCGGGCATTCGACGCCGAAGCGAAGAGATGCGTCGACCTTCGGAAA GCTAACGGATGCAAACCTCGTACTGCAAGGTCCCTCAACTCGGACCTTTCGCTGTCCCATGTATGTGAGGGCACCGAGGCCGGGTTCATTTGCGCCGACTGCAAGACTCTGGTGAACTGTGTCAATGGTATCGCCTACCCAGAGCCGTGTGGTCAGGGGGACTTCTGCGCAACAAACCTTGTTGACTTTGGAGGCGACGTCTGTTACCCAGACAAACCAGAGGAGTGCATGTGCGAGAAGCCGCATTCGTTCAAGAGGGACCCTTACGAAACGGGACGCTTCTTATTCTGCGAGAAAGAGGCTTCCGACCCGGTGATCTACCAGTGCCCGGACGACCACTACTTCAACTCGACGATCAGCCAGTGCGTCAACACCATGGGACTTCCAGACTGCGAAAAGATCGGCGTCTTTGCCGTTCCTGCCGACTGCAGCGTTTACTACACTTGCATCTTCACTACCACCGGCTGGGTACAGAAACCGTTTTCGTGTAACGAAGGACTCATGTACAACGAGAACAACGGTCACTGCGAAAACCCCTGCAACTGGGACGACGGAAAATTCGCCTGCAGCAAAGAGGGACGATTTGCCGATCCTCTCAATTGCAACCGTTACTACGACTGCGTGGCAGATGAGTCAGACGACGGCTTCCGACAAACTCTGCACGAATGCCCAGAGGAATACGTTTGGGACTCGAGCGCTAACTACGGATACGGCCACTGCGTCCTTGAAGGATCCAGCCAGACACCTTGCCTCCCCCACATGCCTGAGAAATGTAGGATTCCTAATGGTTACTGCGCTTCCGAGGTTGATGGAACCAATGTCGACGAAACTGGGGACGATGTGACCAAGAGTCCTTCTATACAAGGTCTTGTAACTGAGGAGGGTGAAGGTCTCATACCTGGCTTCTCAACAGACGTGTCAGTTTAA